A single Elaeis guineensis isolate ETL-2024a chromosome 15, EG11, whole genome shotgun sequence DNA region contains:
- the LOC105058423 gene encoding LOW QUALITY PROTEIN: uncharacterized protein (The sequence of the model RefSeq protein was modified relative to this genomic sequence to represent the inferred CDS: inserted 2 bases in 2 codons), whose translation MIGSGCRNPGQTSAGIDPSSAPRDGDSRPAPMARSDPXLPLLNLSVLGQKMESLSHVLSDSIGRRAPLDDDQLQLVSAEIASAVHQTILNGAALLACSXPVDLAPTSAIDPAAGKLADQIGSDPDPSSSAPDDGDAAEEDGDIVEIDVAELLAEHIHFCEICGKGFKRDANLRMHMRAHGNRFKTLEALSKPPDRDRHQPDDGGGRKLRFSCPSVGCNRNRHHSRFRPLKSAVCVKNHFKRSHCPKMYSCHRCNKKSFSVPADLKNHLKHCGESRWRCSCGTSFSRKDKLFGHVALFEGHLPAVGTEEEEEEKGKEKELVAGGGEDIGRGGDEPVGEEGLDPEFFRRLMKELEGMEGVNWPAR comes from the exons ATGATCGGCTCCGGATGCCGAAATCCCGGCCAGACCTCCGCCGGAATCGATCCCAGCTCCGCTCCGCGCGACGGTGACTCCCGGCCAGCCCCCATGGCGAGATCTGACC GCCTTCCTCTCCTCAACCTCTCCGTCCTCGGTCAGAAGATGGAATCCCTCAGCCACGTCCTCTCCGACTCCATCGGCCGCCGCGCCCCCCTCGACGACGACCAGCTCCAGCTCGTCTCCGCGGAGATCGCCTCCGCCGTCCACCAGACCATCCTCAACGGTGCCGCCCTCCTCGCCTGCT CACCCGTCGACCTCGCCCCCACATCCGCCATCGATCCAGCAGCCGGAAAATTAGCCGATCAGATCGGTTCCGACCCGGATCCGTCGAGCTCGGCTCCGGATGATGGGGACGCGGCGGAGGAGGATGGCGATATCGTGGAGATCGACGTGGCGGAGCTGCTGGCGGAGCACATCCACTTCTGCGAGATCTGCGGCAAGGGGTTCAAGCGCGACGCCAACCTCCGGATGCACATGCGGGCCCACGGTAACCGGTTCAAAACCCTAGAGGCCCTCTCGAAGCCACCGGACCGGGACCGCCACCAGCCGGACGACGGCGGCGGGAGGAAATTGAGGTTCTCGTGCCCATCCGTCGGCTGCAACCGTAACCGGCACCACAGCCGGTTCCGACCGCTGAAGTCGGCGGTGTGCGTCAAGAACCACTTCAAGAGGAGCCACTGCCCCAAGATGTATTCTTGCCACCGGTGCAACAAGAAGAGCTTCTCGGTGCCGGCCGACCTCAAGAACCACCTCAAGCACTGCGGCGAGAGCCGGTGGCGGTGCTCGTGCGGGACGAGCTTCTCGAGGAAGGATAAGCTCTTTGGGCATGTCGCTCTGTTCGAAGGGCACTTGCCGGCTGTCGggacggaggaggaggaggaggagaaggggaaAGAGAAAGAATTGGTGGCGGGAGGAGGAGAGGATATTGGAAGGGGAGgagatgagccagttggtgaagAGGGTCTTGATCCCGAGTTCTTTCGCAGGTTAATGAAGGAATTGGAAGGGATGGAAGGTGTTAATTGGCCGGCACGTTAG